One window of the Nicotiana tabacum cultivar K326 chromosome 4, ASM71507v2, whole genome shotgun sequence genome contains the following:
- the LOC142179943 gene encoding uncharacterized protein LOC142179943: MVGSSFKYRDELPESQAEEIEEVLRNGELENGRGLNQELGLAKVVLDAIVVNACFEERCRAKGYLKVCLTFEVVFMLHFMRTILSIINELNVAFQKKEQDIANAMILVRVTKDIKPLR, encoded by the exons ATGGTGGGATCTTCTTTCAAGTATAGAGATGAACTTCCTGAATCTCAAGcggaagaaattgaagaagtatTACGTAATGGTGAGCTTGAAAATGGGAGGGGCTTAAATCAAGAATTAGGTCTTGCTAAAGTTG TACTTGATGCTATTGTTGTTAATGCATGTTTTGAAGAAAGGTGTAGGGCAAAGGGATACCTTAAAGTCTGTTTAACATTTGAGGTTGTCTTCATGTTGCATTTTATGCGCACTATTTTATCAATCATAAATGAGCTTAATGTTGCCTTTCAAAAGAAGGAGCAAGATATTGCAAATGCTATGATACTTGTTAGAGTGACAAAAGACATTAAGCCACTGAGATGA
- the LOC107758983 gene encoding uncharacterized protein LOC107758983 produces the protein MECNKDEAVRAKAIAERKFEQKDFAGAKKFVLKAQALYPGLDGVTQMLTTLDVYISAENKISGEVDWYGVLGVGPSADDETVRKQYRKLALILHPDKNKSVGAEGAFKLLSEAWSLLSDKSKRLAYNQRRSSRGFQQKVPVHSGGASAPPRNGFHNFPSRPNSGPKTHKNASRTSSSSVNSSSNQRSDTFWTICHRCKMHYEYLKIYLNHTLLCPNCHEAFLATETSPPFNYNKSSNSTRQWHQNLGNHAPNGNQFPIGGNASAGKTAGSAAASSNTANYSNFRHDSYSKTAGVGSLDPSIAAKAANVVQQAHEKMKRERDSQTSSGWGRAHPFTDREAPLKQRRLDEDGIRHGSNAPQYAERTYGFSSSKFNSTRELTPLENRNMLMEKARKEILKKLNEWRSQPQDTQKHKVKESKKEKQRNASVLGHNVNGNVESSAMKGVKKAVNASANDAYQEDPVPESMNVPDPDFHNFDQDRTENCFGDNEVWAAYDADDGMPRFYALINKVLSREPFKVRLSWLNSKTNSEFGPMEWVASGFYKTCGEFRIGRYETGKSVNSFSHKVQWSKGPRGSVQIFPKKGDVWALYRNWSPDWNENTPDDVIHKYDMVLVLDDYNEEQGISVVPLIKVAGFKTVFRPDLNSEKVIRITREEMFRFSHQVPSHLLTGEEAQNAPKGYQELDPAATPLELLQTLTETTEVPAMQNDGEVNRGSSQNVQGTKTSETADPILKSREEGIVES, from the coding sequence ATGGAGTGCAATAAAGATGAGGCCGTTCGGGCAAAAGCAATTGCAGAGCGGAAGTTCGAGCAGAAGGATTTTGCTGGGGCAAAGAAATTTGTCTTAAAAGCTCAGGCCTTGTATCCGGGGCTTGACGGTGTAACCCAGATGTTAACAACACTTGATGTCTATATCTCTGCCGAAAATAAAATAAGCGGGGAAGTGGATTGGTATGGGGTACTTGGTGTGGGCCCCTCAGCTGATGATGAAACGGTGAGGAAGCAGTACAGGAAGCTAGCTCTCATCCTCCACCCGGATAAGAACAAATCTGTTGGTGCTGAAGGTGCATTTAAACTTCTGTCTGAGGCCTGGAGCTTATTATCTGATAAATCCAAGAGGTTGGCATATAACCAGAGGAGGAGTTCAAGAGGATTCCAGCAGAAAGTTCCAGTGCACTCAGGTGGTGCATCAGCACCTCCACGGAATGGATTTCATAATTTTCCTAGTAGGCCAAATTCAGGTCCAAAGACTCATAAAAATGCTTCTCGAACGTCCTCTTCGTCAGTTAATTCTTCATCCAATCAAAGAAGTGATACTTTCTGGACCATTTGCCACCGATGCAAGATGCATTATGAATATTTGAAGATATATCTCAACCACACTCTTCTTTGCCCCAACTGTCATGAAGCTTTTTTGGCTACAGAAACATCTCCTCCGTTCAATTATAACAAGTCATCCAATTCTACTCGCCAGTGGCATCAGAATCTAGGGAATCATGCACCTAATGGGAATCAGTTCCCTATAGGAGGAAATGCTAGTGCTGGTAAAACGGCAGGATCAGCAGCAGCAAGTTCTAATACTGCAAATTACTCGAACTTTCGACATGATTCATATTCCAAAACGGCTGGTGTTGGTAGCTTGGATCCTTCCATTGCAGCAAAAGCAGCAAATGTTGTCCAGCAGGCACATGAGAAAATGAAGAGAGAACGTGATTCACAGACTAGTTCTGGATGGGGGAGAGCTCATCCTTTTACCGACAGAGAGGCACCTCTTAAACAGAGAAGACTGGATGAGGATGGGATCCGTCATGGATCCAATGCGCCTCAATATGCAGAAAGGACTTATGGTTTTTCTTCTAGCAAGTTTAACAGTACCAGGGAGCTGACGCCACTTGAAAATCGAAATATGCTGATGGAGAAAGCTCGGAAAGAGATACTCAAGAAGTTGAATGAATGGAGATCGCAGCCGCAAGATACGCAAAAACATAAggtaaaagagagcaaaaaagaaaaacagaggAATGCTAGTGTTCTTGGTCATAATGTAAACGGGAATGTTGAGTCATCAGCTATGAAGGGAGTGAAGAAAGCTGTCAATGCTTCAGCTAATGATGCATATCAAGAGGATCCAGTGCCGGAGTCAATGAATGTACCAGATCCTGATTTTCACAATTTTGACCAGGATAGGACTGAAAATTGTTTCGGAGACAATGAAGTCTGGGCTGCATATGATGCTGATGATGGCATGCCCCGTTTCTACGCTCTGATTAACAAAGTCCTCTCAAGAGAGCCATTTAAAGTGAGGCTCAGTTGGCTTAATTCAAAAACCAATAGTGAATTTGGTCCAATGGAGTGGGTAGCTTCAGGGTTCTACAAAACATGTGGTGAATTTAGGATTGGCAGATACGAGACAGGTAAGTCTGTGAATTCCTTCTCCCACAAGGTTCAGTGGTCAAAAGGCCCTCGTGGATCTGTTCAAATATTTCCCAAAAAGGGGGATGTTTGGGCCCTCTACAGAAATTGGTCTCCTGACTGGAATGAGAATACACCTGATGATGTCATACACAAGTATGACATGGTCCTAGTTCTTGATGACTACAATGAGGAGCAGGGAATTTCAGTTGTTCCTCTAATCAAAGTTGCTGGTTTTAAGACAGTCTTTCGTCCGGACTTGAATTCAGAGAAGGTGATAAGAATAACCAGAGAAGAGATGTTTCGTTTCTCTCATCAGGTCCCAAGCCACTTGCTTACAGGTGAAGAAGCTCAAAATGCTCCAAAGGGTTACCAGGAGCTTGATCCAGCTGCTACTCCATTGGAGCTTCTTCAGACATTAACTGAAACTACTGAGGTGCCAGCTATGCAGAACGATGGAGAGGTTAACCGAGGTTCGTCACAGAATGTTCAAGGAACTAAAACTAGTGAGACTGCTGATCCTATTCTCAAATCCAGGGAAGAGGGCATAGTAGAAAGTTAA